A single genomic interval of Devosia oryziradicis harbors:
- a CDS encoding ABC transporter substrate-binding protein produces MTSLKFGAVLRGAVVAALMTSTMSTSLQAAPPVDLSQWSPEYVRSIAGTEEFDTAELCGAVTPLDYEGKLTFWYQGVFEGDPDLLRQYYKDFFEAFRATYPNIDLQEQALTYNDLLDKFRTALLGNAGPMVVRLQILGGVEFASKGYLQELSPEDVGWKTEDFWPGAMKSVMWEGKTYGIPTNNETMALIWNADIFERAGLDPETPPATWDDVVAYSKQIHDKLGISGYGLVARKNAGNTPYRFMPQLWGYGGGVFDEADPSPTYGEVRLDSEESKRALQASYDMYVRDQSVPVSALTNQQADNQPLFLAGQLAMMISHPSDYNVMLDLQAKATGADKDTAQTVIDNMRYGLVPTGPDGRRAVVFGGSNIHILNPEYVEGGEVDEAAAKAMVCFWTSPEWSLKMAYAGSNPGNLNGFKTKWMKERLDSIKFLDVTTSMLPYGVPFPTLPETPEIMNIIIPDMLQNALTGAMTVEEAADDAAQKVRDLTEGGGL; encoded by the coding sequence ATGACAAGCCTGAAATTCGGTGCCGTTCTGCGCGGTGCTGTCGTCGCTGCCCTCATGACGTCGACCATGTCGACATCTTTGCAGGCGGCCCCCCCGGTCGACCTGAGCCAGTGGTCGCCTGAATATGTCCGTTCGATCGCCGGCACCGAGGAATTCGATACTGCCGAACTGTGCGGGGCCGTCACCCCGCTCGATTACGAGGGCAAGCTGACCTTCTGGTACCAAGGCGTCTTCGAGGGCGACCCCGACCTGCTGCGCCAGTACTACAAGGACTTTTTCGAGGCCTTCCGCGCCACCTATCCCAATATCGACCTACAGGAACAGGCGCTGACCTACAACGACCTGCTCGACAAGTTCCGCACCGCGCTGCTCGGCAATGCCGGCCCCATGGTCGTGCGCCTGCAGATCCTGGGTGGCGTCGAATTCGCTTCCAAGGGCTACCTGCAGGAACTGAGCCCCGAGGATGTCGGCTGGAAGACTGAGGACTTCTGGCCAGGCGCCATGAAGTCGGTGATGTGGGAAGGCAAGACCTACGGCATCCCCACCAACAACGAGACCATGGCGCTCATCTGGAATGCCGACATCTTCGAGCGCGCCGGACTTGATCCCGAAACCCCGCCCGCGACCTGGGATGATGTGGTCGCCTACTCCAAGCAGATCCACGACAAGCTCGGCATATCAGGCTACGGCCTGGTCGCCCGCAAGAATGCCGGCAACACGCCTTACCGCTTCATGCCGCAGCTCTGGGGCTATGGCGGTGGCGTCTTCGACGAGGCCGATCCGAGCCCGACTTACGGCGAGGTCCGCCTCGACAGTGAAGAGAGCAAGCGTGCTCTCCAGGCCTCCTATGACATGTATGTCCGCGATCAGTCGGTCCCGGTCTCGGCCCTGACCAACCAGCAGGCCGACAATCAGCCGCTGTTCCTGGCCGGCCAGCTTGCCATGATGATCAGCCATCCGTCCGACTACAACGTGATGCTCGACCTCCAGGCCAAGGCCACCGGCGCCGACAAGGACACGGCCCAGACCGTCATCGACAACATGCGCTACGGCCTTGTCCCGACCGGTCCGGACGGTCGCCGTGCCGTGGTGTTCGGCGGCTCCAACATCCACATCCTCAACCCCGAATATGTCGAGGGCGGCGAGGTGGACGAGGCGGCGGCCAAGGCGATGGTCTGCTTCTGGACCAGCCCCGAATGGTCGCTGAAGATGGCCTATGCCGGCTCCAATCCTGGCAACCTCAATGGCTTCAAGACCAAGTGGATGAAGGAGCGCCTGGACTCCATCAAGTTCCTCGACGTCACGACCTCGATGCTGCCCTACGGCGTCCCGTTCCCGACGCTGCCTGAAACGCCCGAGATCATGAACATCATCATTCCCGACATGCTGCAGAATGCCCTCACCGGCGCGATGACTGTCGAGGAAGCCGCCGATGATGCCGCCCAGAAGGTCAGGGACCTGACCGAGGGCGGCGGCCTCTGA